The Legionellales bacterium genomic interval GGAATTAATAATGACGTTGCTGTGGGAGAGCTTGCATAAAAAAATAAAATAAATGCCGCGATTAATCCAATCACCGATTGCCACGTATATTTCCATCGCGCCGCTAAGCCTTTAGAATTTTTTAAAATCATTTTGCGATAATCATCTACCCAGCCTATTATCCCAAAGCCAATAGTGACTAATAATACTAACCAGACGTATAAATTATTTAAATTTGCCCATAATAATGTTGAGCTTGTTACAGCGATTAAAATTAATGCCCCACCCATCGTTGGTGTGCCAGCCTTGCTTAAATGCGTTTGCGGCCCATCATCACGAATTTGTTGACCTACTTTATAATAAGTTAAACGACGAATGACGACAGGACCCAATAAAAGCGCAATGGCTAAAGAAGTTAAAACACCTAATACACCGCGCAAGGTTAAATAATGGAATACTTGAAAACCATGATAAAAGCGTTGCAAATATTCAAATAGCCACAGCAACATGTTTTATTCCTCTTCCGTTAAAGCAGTAACAATGTGTTCCATGTGCGTCGAGCGCGAACCTTTAATTAATATCATGTGCGAGTTATCGAGTTGTTGTAGTGCCTGAATTAAATCTTGACGGTGCTGAAAAAATTGCGCATTAGTCCCAAACGCTTTTACTGCCTGTTGCATGAGTTCCCCGCAAGCATAAAATTGATCTACCCCACGTGCTAGAGCATATTCGCCAATTTCTTGATGATAACGCAGCGCATTCTCGCCTAATTCTTTCATATCGCTTAATACTAATACTTTGGTGAATCCAGGATTTTCGGTGACTAAGACATCAATGGCTGCGCGAATCGATTGCGGGTTGGCATTATAGGTATCGTCAATCACCACCGCACCAGAACGCGCTATTTTTTTTACTAAGCGTTGTTTTTCTGGCGTGGCGTTGCTTAAACCGTGTTGAATCGCCGTTAAATCGATATTTACTGCTAACGCCGCCGCAATTGCACCAAGGGCATTATGAATATTGTGTTCGCCGTATAAAGGTAAATGAATTTCTGTCTCACCTGCTGGAGTAGTCACTAAAAAAGTATATCCCTGGTTTGGGATTAGTTGAATATGATGAGCTCTCACCATTGCTTGAGGATGAAAACCAAACGTTATTATGGATTGACCCGTTAATAAGGTTTTCCAATACGGCACAAATTCGCTATCGGCATTGAGTACGGCGACACCCTGTTGAGTCAATCCTTGAAAAATTTCACCTTTAGCGCGTGCAACCCCTTCTTCATTGTTAACCGCTTCTAAGTGCACAGGCCCCACATTTAAAATCATCGCCACGCTGGGTTGTGCAAGTTGAGTGAGATAGGCAATTTCGCCAAAATGATTCATTCCCATTTCTAACACGGCA includes:
- a CDS encoding UDP-N-acetylmuramoyl-tripeptide--D-alanyl-D-alanine ligase, with protein sequence MGLSLKLSQLAAICQGQVVGNDINIEHITIDTRELKPHHTFLALQGEVFDGHNFIQEAQARGANALIVEKKITTTLPYLLVKNTRQALGKIAAFHRQQFSIPLIALTGSCGKTTTRALLASICQSVAPTLSSIKSFNNDIGVPLTLLNLNSTHHYAVLEMGMNHFGEIAYLTQLAQPSVAMILNVGPVHLEAVNNEEGVARAKGEIFQGLTQQGVAVLNADSEFVPYWKTLLTGQSIITFGFHPQAMVRAHHIQLIPNQGYTFLVTTPAGETEIHLPLYGEHNIHNALGAIAAALAVNIDLTAIQHGLSNATPEKQRLVKKIARSGAVVIDDTYNANPQSIRAAIDVLVTENPGFTKVLVLSDMKELGENALRYHQEIGEYALARGVDQFYACGELMQQAVKAFGTNAQFFQHRQDLIQALQQLDNSHMILIKGSRSTHMEHIVTALTEEE